One region of Budorcas taxicolor isolate Tak-1 chromosome 3, Takin1.1, whole genome shotgun sequence genomic DNA includes:
- the PSMB4 gene encoding proteasome subunit beta type-4, whose translation MEALLESRSGLWAGGPAPGQFYRIPPTPGSSVDPASALYGAPITRTQNPMVTGTSVLGLKFEGGVVIAADMLGSYGSLARFRNISRIMRVNNSTMLGASGDYADFQYLKQVLGQMVIDEELLGDGHSYSPKAIHSWLTRAMYSRRSKMNPLWNTMVIGGYADGESFLGYVDMLGVAYEAPSLATGYGAYLAQPLLREVLEKQPVLSQTEARELVERCMRVLYYRDARSYNRFQIATVTEKGVEIEGPLSAETNWDIAHMISGFE comes from the exons ATGGAAGCACTGCTGGAGTCGCGGTCCGGACTTTGGGCCGGGGGTCCGGCCCCCGGGCAGTTTTACCGCATTCCGCCCACTCCCGGTTCCTCTGTGGACCCGGCGTCCGCGCTGTACGGGGCTCCGATTACGCGCACCCA GAACCCCATGGTGACCGGGACCTCTGTCCTGGGGCTCAAGTTTGAGGGCGGAGTGGTGATCGCAGCAGACATGCTGGGCTCCTACGGCTCCTTGGCTCGTTTCCGCAACATCTCCCGCATTATGCGAGTCAACAACAGCACCATGCTGGGTGCTTCCGGAGACTATGCTGATTTCCAGTATTTGAAGCAGGTTCTCGGGCAAATGGT GATTGATGAGGAGCTGTTGGGAGACGGACACAGCTATAGTCCTAAAGCTATTCATTCATGGCTGACCAGGGCCATGTACAGTCGCCGCTCCAAGATGAACCCCCTGTGGAACACCATGGTCATTGGAGGTTATGCTGATGGAGAGAG CTTCCTGGGTTATGTGGACATGCTTGGTGTGGCCTATGAAGCCCCTTCGCTGGCCACTGGTTACGGTGCATACTTGGCTCAG CCTCTGCTGCGAGAAGTTCTGGAGAAGCAGCCAGTGCTGAGCCAGACGGAGGCCCGAGAACTAGTGGAACGCTGCATGCGAGTGCTGTACTATCGAGATGCCCGTTCTTATAACCGG tttcaaattGCCACTGTAACTGAAAAAGGTGTTGAAATAGAGGGACCCCTGTCTGCGGAGACCAACTGGGATATTGCCCACATGATCAG tGGCTTTGAATGA